A segment of the Desulfurococcus mucosus DSM 2162 genome:
AAACTATCACAGCCGTGCTAGAGGCCCAGAGAACCCAGTCCACGTAGCCTAGGAGTAGTGAGGCATCCATCCAGGGCACCCGGCCCCTGGATCCCCCTGGGGTCTAATAGCGAGGGACACGTGTCCCAAGCAGTGATCAAGGTTAAATACTGTGATGCAGCAATAATATGTAGAGGTGTAGTAATTGGAGTACGAGACAAGTAAAATAGTGGCTGGGGTTGGAGCAATCCTCCTGGCGATAGGCGGTTTCACACCGATCCTAGCGTTGATAGGCCTGATACTGCTACTAATAGGGTTGAAAGGACTGTCTGAAGCATACCGGGATGACACCATATTCACCAATGCACTGTACGCTGTGATAATAGAGTTCATAGGCCTCGTAGTATTCATAGTGTTGATCGGTGCATCAATGTTCAGCATGGGACTCGGACTGGGCTTAGGCGGCGGGCTCCATGAAATGGGAGCCGGCCTCGGCTTCCTCGCCGGCTTATTCATAGGGTTAGTAGTGTTATTCATATTCCTAGTGGTGGCGGCAGTATTCTTCAGGAAATCCTTCGACACGCTGGCAGCTAAATCCGGTGAGAAACTCTTCGGCACCGCCGGCCTCCTCATACTGATCGGCGCTGTCTTAACGATAATACTGGTTGGCGCCATAATACTATTGGTCGCCTGGATAATAGCGGCGATAGCCTTCTTCTCAGCGAAGCCTCCTGCACAGGAGCAGCCTCAGGCAGCCCAGGCTCCCCCGCCTCTACCATAGTTTTTCCCCACCCCTCCTCCCCTGGTGTACCGGAGGGTTAGCTGGGTTTATCCAGCCTCACCATGATTGGCGGGGGCGGCTGCTCTCCTGGACCCGCGGAGAGCTTGAGTACAGCTGTGCCTGCCGCCAGGGATGTCAACGCCTTGGAGAGCTGCTTCGAGAAGTCGGCGTCCACCATGCTGAGCTTCTCAACGTCTCCACCGGCTACCTGGAAGACGAGCTTCACGCCTGTGTTGGTGAGTATTGACTGGAGGAGGCTGCCTGGGAGCTGCCCTGTATGCTGGTGTGCTATTACGAGGTGTAGCCCGTACTTCCTTGCCTCGGATAGCATTGTGTCGACTACTGGGAGGTCGGCTACGAACTGGAACTCGTCGATCACGAGGAACACGTGTGTCCTGGGTTCGCCGAGCCTTGCTCTTGCAAGCACCTCGCTCCAGATCTTTAAAACAACGGTGGAGGCTACGAGCCTGGCGAGATCCTCGCCTAACACTGCTTTAGGCGTTGAGAACAATGTGAGGGAGCCGGGTGAAAGCATTCCACCGACATCTATTGTTGTCCTACTCGTGAGCCTCCTGAGGAAGCCGTCCCTGGCGTATGGCTCCAGCCTTGAGAGCGCTGAGATAAGTGTCTGCCTCTGCATGCTCCGTAAGACCTCGAGCTGCCTCCTCCACTCCGGGTCCCCTGGGTCGCCGAGCACTAGTCTACCACTGTAGAGCCCTAGGATGGCCTCGTAGACGTCCGCCATGGTGGGGG
Coding sequences within it:
- a CDS encoding DUF996 domain-containing protein → MEYETSKIVAGVGAILLAIGGFTPILALIGLILLLIGLKGLSEAYRDDTIFTNALYAVIIEFIGLVVFIVLIGASMFSMGLGLGLGGGLHEMGAGLGFLAGLFIGLVVLFIFLVVAAVFFRKSFDTLAAKSGEKLFGTAGLLILIGAVLTIILVGAIILLVAWIIAAIAFFSAKPPAQEQPQAAQAPPPLP